A window of Pirellula sp. SH-Sr6A contains these coding sequences:
- a CDS encoding cyanophycinase, whose translation MIRLICLTLLTVAFLTALTARGGENVLLLPDAKDAANPPKLILHGGGKITDDVFEKFIELAGGKNARIVFVPNAGYRQVEFDSEEEFLETLHERFNAWPHLESSGQIESFRFLYTDEPDDADEEDFIRPLQEATGVWFSGGAQGRLNYRYVGEFPARTKFQFALSELLERGGVVGGTSAGMAALPEIMTLWQEDHEDGSPASAVAVHGLGLMRGAIVEQHFDTVGGRLERFTGLLRDAARLNRLSGRPNAGQTMVGLAVEESTALIVEGNVLTTLGIGNSHIFLREPTLRALEWYELPSGESAQLERSPNQGTALMRLELPKETRNPNPLDDGR comes from the coding sequence ATGATCCGACTTATCTGCCTAACTCTTTTAACCGTTGCATTCCTCACCGCTCTTACAGCGCGCGGAGGAGAAAACGTATTGCTATTACCCGACGCAAAGGATGCGGCAAACCCACCCAAGCTGATACTGCATGGAGGAGGGAAAATCACGGACGATGTGTTCGAGAAATTTATCGAGCTCGCGGGCGGTAAGAACGCGCGGATCGTTTTCGTTCCCAACGCGGGATACAGGCAGGTAGAGTTCGATTCCGAGGAAGAGTTCCTAGAGACCCTGCACGAACGCTTCAACGCCTGGCCGCATCTTGAATCATCCGGGCAGATTGAAAGCTTTCGGTTTCTGTACACCGACGAACCGGATGACGCGGACGAGGAAGATTTTATCCGCCCTCTCCAAGAGGCCACCGGCGTCTGGTTCTCAGGCGGTGCGCAAGGCCGATTGAATTATCGTTACGTCGGCGAGTTTCCAGCCCGAACGAAATTTCAATTCGCCCTATCAGAGCTGCTCGAGCGGGGCGGTGTCGTCGGAGGAACATCCGCGGGGATGGCGGCGCTGCCAGAAATCATGACGCTTTGGCAAGAGGACCACGAGGACGGTAGCCCTGCCTCCGCTGTTGCCGTGCACGGGCTCGGATTGATGCGAGGCGCGATCGTCGAGCAACACTTCGACACCGTCGGGGGACGACTCGAACGCTTTACCGGATTGCTGCGCGACGCAGCGCGGCTGAATCGACTTTCCGGTCGCCCCAATGCCGGTCAGACCATGGTCGGCTTGGCGGTCGAAGAAAGCACGGCGCTGATCGTCGAAGGGAATGTGCTCACCACCCTCGGAATTGGAAATTCTCACATCTTCCTCAGGGAGCCGACTCTCCGCGCCTTGGAATGGTACGAGCTTCCTAGCGGCGAATCGGCTCAATTGGAGCGATCTCCCAACCAAGGCACCGCGTTGATGCGTCTGGAGTTACCCAAAGAAACTCGCAATCCCAACCCTCTCGACGACGGACGTTAG
- a CDS encoding LptF/LptG family permease — protein sequence MTQIDRYVLFLYGRVFVVCFLTLSGLLIVVQLFTNVDEFVMFGKAQGGFARGLLAYFGPQMISLFDRLCGLITLLATMFVFAWLSRTNELTAILAAGVSKGRIATPLILASLLMIGFAAILRETAIPRFSEILSKTPPELTGETIEPLKPAEDHDRGILVVGRHTIPAKRLIINPAFKFTGPPSAVTRQILGEQAEYVASNDKHPSGYLIRNFQSAEPISGLPSVRKDDRVYLYLPSDTPWLAPTECFVPSDLEFDLLLGGGAKQFASTAELVWRVKNQSAFFGADMQVMVHSRFLQPFLDFTQLLIGIPLILSTRNRNLVSMIASCVVSYAIFFGLSIGIRTLGANGTLLTPAAAAWTPLLIFAPIAWTRTRSAMDS from the coding sequence ATGACTCAGATTGATCGTTACGTCTTGTTTCTGTACGGTCGTGTCTTCGTCGTATGTTTTCTAACACTCTCCGGTCTTTTGATCGTGGTCCAACTTTTCACGAACGTGGACGAATTTGTCATGTTCGGAAAAGCTCAAGGGGGATTTGCACGCGGACTTCTCGCGTACTTTGGGCCCCAAATGATCAGTCTTTTTGACCGGCTCTGTGGCTTGATTACTTTGTTGGCCACGATGTTCGTTTTCGCCTGGCTTAGCCGTACCAATGAACTCACCGCTATTCTCGCGGCAGGAGTTAGCAAGGGACGTATCGCAACGCCGCTTATACTGGCTTCGCTGCTCATGATCGGATTCGCTGCGATCTTGCGAGAGACTGCGATCCCGCGATTCAGTGAGATCTTGAGCAAGACACCACCGGAATTGACGGGCGAGACAATCGAACCGTTGAAACCCGCGGAGGATCACGATCGAGGTATCTTGGTCGTGGGACGGCATACCATTCCCGCGAAGCGATTGATTATCAATCCCGCTTTTAAATTCACCGGTCCCCCGTCCGCGGTAACAAGGCAGATCCTTGGAGAGCAAGCGGAGTACGTCGCTTCCAATGACAAACATCCATCGGGCTATCTGATTCGTAATTTTCAATCGGCCGAACCAATCTCAGGACTTCCATCGGTTCGCAAAGACGACCGCGTTTATTTGTACTTGCCATCCGATACCCCTTGGTTGGCTCCGACGGAATGCTTTGTACCCAGCGACCTGGAATTCGATCTGCTTTTGGGAGGTGGGGCCAAGCAATTCGCATCGACGGCCGAGTTGGTTTGGCGAGTAAAAAACCAATCGGCATTTTTTGGCGCCGATATGCAGGTGATGGTTCATTCGAGATTTCTGCAGCCGTTTCTCGACTTCACCCAGTTGCTGATCGGCATTCCCCTGATCTTGTCGACGCGGAACCGAAACCTGGTGAGTATGATTGCATCTTGCGTGGTGAGCTACGCCATTTTTTTCGGCCTCAGTATTGGCATTCGGACGCTAGGAGCCAACGGTACTTTGCTCACTCCCGCTGCTGCGGCTTGGACACCGCTTCTCATCTTCGCACCCATTGCGTGGACGCGAACACGCAGTGCGATGGATAGCTAA
- a CDS encoding inositol monophosphatase family protein, with amino-acid sequence MHIPDAVRRMPAQHPCLEPALEATVRAAGELMERFGKSMDVESKGTANFVSEADKAAEYAILKTLRRSYPDHGYLAEESQTSIVSTSEHLWIIDPLDGTSNYLHGIPHFAISIAYYRNREPELAIVHNPVTQDWYVAARGQGAWTTQGRQRVCDATRLNEVLIACGFYYDRGAMMRATLDTIAAFFECDIHGMRRFGAAALDLCNLGSGQYGVFFEYQLHPWDFAAGQLFVQEAGGVCTDCDGKALPLDGPSSICATNKSLHQVALAKIAPHWRGLQR; translated from the coding sequence ATGCATATTCCTGATGCGGTTCGTCGCATGCCTGCGCAGCACCCCTGCTTAGAACCTGCACTCGAGGCGACTGTGCGCGCTGCAGGCGAATTGATGGAGCGGTTTGGCAAATCGATGGATGTCGAATCCAAGGGGACGGCGAACTTCGTTTCCGAAGCGGATAAAGCGGCGGAGTACGCGATTCTGAAGACTCTGCGCCGTTCTTACCCAGATCACGGTTACCTAGCGGAGGAATCGCAGACCTCGATCGTTTCCACATCGGAGCACCTTTGGATTATCGATCCATTGGACGGGACCAGCAATTACCTACATGGTATTCCGCACTTCGCGATCTCCATCGCCTACTACCGGAACAGGGAACCTGAGCTCGCGATCGTTCACAACCCCGTGACTCAGGATTGGTATGTCGCTGCTCGTGGTCAAGGGGCTTGGACCACCCAAGGTCGCCAGCGGGTGTGCGACGCAACTCGATTGAATGAAGTCCTCATCGCTTGCGGATTCTATTATGACCGAGGAGCGATGATGCGAGCGACGCTGGACACGATTGCCGCTTTTTTTGAATGCGACATCCACGGGATGCGTCGATTCGGGGCCGCCGCACTCGACTTATGCAATCTCGGGTCTGGGCAGTACGGAGTCTTCTTTGAATACCAACTCCACCCATGGGATTTCGCTGCGGGGCAACTTTTTGTTCAAGAAGCAGGAGGTGTGTGCACCGATTGCGACGGAAAAGCGTTACCGCTGGATGGGCCAAGCAGTATTTGTGCTACGAACAAGTCGCTGCACCAAGTCGCGTTGGCAAAGATCGCTCCGCACTGGCGAGGGTTGCAACGATAA
- a CDS encoding RNA polymerase sigma factor, protein MNRPCKYLDKDGMRGPTPVSVPEQDLLEPTHELAAPPQIADEDLVQEYLQSRSRSVFEQLVRRYERELYTYLRRFIGDAQAAEDVFQATFLSVHLRIEQFEPGRRFRPWLYAIASNKAIDYMRRNKRHQIGSLNAPAPSSDRDETLMHKLASPAPLPESRAIARETEGRVREALQQLSEPTQQLIQLAFYQGMKYSDISETLQIPVGTVKSRVFTAIRKLNAIWMRMNQEDSPSESNSPQS, encoded by the coding sequence ATGAATCGACCATGCAAATACTTGGACAAGGATGGAATGAGAGGGCCTACGCCGGTCTCGGTTCCCGAACAGGATTTGCTCGAACCAACCCATGAGCTTGCCGCTCCGCCGCAAATTGCCGATGAGGACTTGGTCCAGGAGTATCTTCAGAGCCGATCCAGATCGGTCTTCGAACAATTGGTTCGACGTTACGAGCGAGAACTTTACACGTATCTTCGGCGGTTCATCGGCGATGCCCAAGCTGCGGAAGATGTTTTTCAAGCGACATTTTTAAGCGTTCATCTTCGCATCGAACAGTTCGAACCGGGACGCCGTTTTCGTCCTTGGCTATACGCGATCGCGAGCAACAAGGCGATCGATTACATGCGCCGCAACAAGCGCCACCAAATTGGTAGCTTGAACGCGCCTGCTCCATCCTCGGATCGCGATGAGACGTTGATGCACAAATTGGCGAGCCCGGCCCCCCTTCCCGAATCGCGTGCAATTGCGAGGGAAACCGAGGGGCGTGTTCGGGAGGCTCTCCAGCAACTGAGCGAACCCACCCAGCAATTGATCCAACTCGCCTTCTACCAAGGCATGAAGTACTCCGATATTTCCGAGACGCTCCAAATCCCTGTCGGTACCGTAAAGAGTCGAGTTTTTACTGCAATTCGCAAACTCAACGCGATCTGGATGCGTATGAACCAGGAAGATTCACCGAGTGAGTCGAATTCCCCCCAATCCTAA
- a CDS encoding permease: MESHHRYPWRASGDVNAYFGLLLDNLAGLLLTVGLLVGVFGMPADFVVGSMVPGTAIGVMVGDLLYTWLAFRLAKKTGRSDVTAMPLGLDTPSIFGITIFVIGPAFLAAQSSGASQMDAARVAWGIGIASMIYSGIFKLACSILGPSIRRIIPRAGLFGSLTSIALVIISFVPLIDILHEPLVGLVALAIVLTSLIGNVPFPGKIPGTVVALVVGCAIHFLSAAVMGRPLLVGESLDVGWMPAGWLQVFQFEWVHQLGAALNYLPIVIPFALATVVGGLDCTESAAAAGDHYSTSQVLGVEAIATLVAGLCGGVIQTTPYIGHPAYKAMGGKAAYTLGTALTVGLLGIVGGFEYFYMLVPKAAVFPILIFVGLEISSQSFLATPKRHYPALVLACVPSLAFLAFLFADQILGGVGLQLSGPSRASDLQASLQTLTEGVGDNTVLQESIANVEKRLTLRPDLQENLMVVLMLKNGFVLTSLLWASILAMAIDRRMVAACAFTMLAMVGTLFGFIHSPVASNSIFLPWGDSHASAWTIPTELLQRVWIMAIGYGLVAALFFAWGLYIKRLPDQAPIFDDE; the protein is encoded by the coding sequence ATGGAATCGCACCACCGGTACCCCTGGCGAGCATCCGGAGACGTCAACGCTTACTTCGGTTTGCTTTTGGACAACCTTGCCGGGCTATTGCTTACGGTGGGGCTACTGGTCGGGGTTTTTGGCATGCCCGCCGATTTTGTGGTCGGCTCCATGGTCCCGGGGACCGCCATTGGGGTCATGGTTGGGGATCTGCTCTACACGTGGTTGGCCTTTCGGCTCGCCAAAAAAACGGGGCGAAGCGATGTGACCGCGATGCCGCTCGGCTTGGATACTCCGAGTATCTTCGGGATAACGATCTTCGTGATCGGCCCTGCTTTTCTGGCTGCCCAATCCAGCGGTGCTTCCCAGATGGATGCAGCGCGGGTGGCTTGGGGAATTGGAATCGCTTCGATGATCTACTCCGGCATCTTCAAACTTGCGTGTTCCATTCTCGGGCCGAGTATCCGCCGGATCATTCCGAGGGCTGGGCTGTTTGGCTCCCTGACCTCCATCGCATTGGTCATTATCAGCTTCGTCCCATTGATCGACATTCTTCATGAACCCTTGGTTGGATTGGTCGCGCTGGCGATTGTTTTGACCAGCCTGATCGGTAACGTGCCGTTTCCGGGTAAGATCCCCGGTACGGTGGTCGCTCTTGTGGTCGGCTGCGCCATCCATTTCCTTTCGGCTGCGGTCATGGGACGTCCTCTTCTGGTTGGGGAGTCGCTGGATGTGGGCTGGATGCCTGCAGGGTGGCTACAAGTATTTCAATTCGAATGGGTTCATCAACTCGGAGCCGCATTGAATTATCTGCCGATCGTTATTCCCTTTGCCTTGGCGACAGTAGTCGGAGGATTGGATTGCACCGAGTCGGCCGCTGCGGCTGGGGATCATTACTCCACTTCTCAAGTCTTGGGGGTGGAGGCCATTGCGACTTTGGTCGCGGGATTGTGTGGCGGCGTCATTCAAACAACCCCTTACATCGGACATCCAGCTTACAAGGCGATGGGGGGCAAAGCCGCTTATACGCTGGGCACAGCGTTGACTGTCGGTCTCCTCGGCATCGTGGGCGGATTTGAATATTTTTATATGCTAGTGCCCAAAGCGGCCGTCTTCCCCATTTTGATTTTCGTCGGTTTGGAAATCTCATCGCAGAGTTTCCTAGCCACCCCGAAGCGTCACTATCCTGCTTTGGTGCTAGCCTGCGTTCCATCTTTGGCATTCCTCGCGTTCCTTTTTGCCGACCAAATCCTCGGCGGCGTGGGACTGCAACTTTCTGGCCCTTCGCGCGCCAGCGATCTACAGGCATCGCTTCAAACGCTGACCGAAGGAGTTGGTGATAACACCGTACTCCAAGAATCCATTGCCAATGTGGAGAAGCGACTAACTCTCCGCCCTGATTTGCAAGAGAATTTGATGGTGGTACTGATGCTGAAGAATGGGTTCGTTCTCACCAGTCTCCTTTGGGCTTCGATCCTCGCCATGGCAATCGACCGCCGAATGGTCGCTGCTTGCGCGTTCACGATGTTAGCCATGGTGGGGACGCTTTTTGGATTTATTCATTCCCCGGTTGCGAGCAACTCAATCTTCCTACCTTGGGGAGATTCCCATGCATCCGCTTGGACAATCCCAACGGAACTGCTGCAACGCGTTTGGATCATGGCGATAGGTTACGGGCTCGTCGCCGCTTTGTTTTTTGCATGGGGACTCTATATCAAGCGACTTCCCGATCAAGCCCCCATTTTCGACGACGAATGA
- a CDS encoding DUF1592 domain-containing protein yields the protein MSDTNRAMDKYSLQSISRQSTFWLLALALSANLSPSSFGMEKEKEWQKWRESFDEKILPIIQSKCLKCHQGEDPDGEFDLSKFTNGQAAVEGGDIWERVAVRVRLNEMPPPKSPGLTDPEKGAFHRWVDTRPDQDLCNKLASDETQAWYRGHVMSRRLTRTEYANAIRDLTGQPLPEELLPPEDGGGGEGFDTVGDSLFTSPIHLEAYLRATEFSIDRIFSSKPIGEVASHFQMATGTPILSLPQDDSPEAQRVAADKTLRQFARLAWRRPIANSDMEKLMGLYGTSGGDSGQHLRGIQQAFKAILLSPQFLFVNEPEPEESGVQRLTPHQFAMRMGLVVWSSIPDATLLQLADENRLFDPEVIRSQLNRMLSDDKARSLGENFGMQWLGLRDLSQVRPDSDVYPQFDEELSQAAREEVIRFVSGVFREGRPLTDLLDSDYLVLNERLANHYGLPWSGGKDWARVELPSEAKHRGGVTTMAGVLIKTSYPRRTSPVLRGRWILEDVLGAKVPPPPPNVPALEENDHGPNNLTLRQRLEKHRENPECASCHDRMDPLGFGLENFDAIGRWRTEDNGQKVDSEGKLPSGESFQGSAGLKKVLLNRKDEFYRHVSRKMVGFALGRELSKFDQCVIDKSVERLHKEARASVILEEIFLSYAFQHRYYSNSNK from the coding sequence ATGAGCGATACCAATCGCGCCATGGACAAATATTCGTTGCAATCGATTTCGAGGCAATCGACGTTTTGGCTGCTCGCGCTAGCTCTCTCTGCGAATCTTTCGCCAAGTTCATTTGGTATGGAAAAGGAAAAAGAGTGGCAAAAGTGGCGAGAGTCGTTTGATGAGAAGATCCTTCCTATCATCCAGAGCAAGTGTTTGAAGTGCCATCAAGGGGAGGATCCGGACGGCGAATTCGATCTCTCCAAGTTCACGAATGGGCAAGCGGCCGTAGAGGGAGGGGACATCTGGGAGCGGGTCGCGGTTCGTGTTCGGTTAAATGAAATGCCTCCTCCGAAGAGCCCTGGTCTGACAGATCCGGAAAAAGGTGCCTTCCATCGTTGGGTGGACACCCGACCAGATCAGGACTTGTGCAATAAACTGGCGTCGGATGAGACGCAGGCTTGGTATCGCGGGCATGTGATGAGTCGGCGATTGACACGCACCGAGTACGCCAATGCCATTCGCGACCTGACGGGTCAACCTCTTCCGGAAGAATTGCTTCCACCTGAAGACGGGGGCGGAGGCGAGGGCTTTGACACGGTCGGAGACTCACTCTTCACGTCTCCGATCCATCTGGAGGCGTATCTTCGAGCCACCGAATTTTCAATCGATCGGATTTTTTCCTCTAAGCCGATAGGCGAGGTCGCGTCGCATTTCCAGATGGCGACGGGCACTCCGATTCTCTCCCTTCCCCAAGACGATTCCCCAGAAGCACAACGTGTTGCTGCCGATAAGACGCTTCGGCAGTTCGCCAGGCTCGCTTGGAGGCGTCCGATCGCCAATTCGGACATGGAGAAGCTAATGGGATTGTACGGAACCTCGGGCGGAGATTCCGGCCAACATCTTCGAGGCATCCAGCAAGCGTTCAAAGCGATCCTGCTATCGCCTCAATTCCTGTTCGTAAACGAACCCGAACCGGAAGAGTCCGGTGTGCAGAGGCTGACGCCGCATCAGTTCGCGATGCGCATGGGGCTCGTGGTTTGGTCGTCGATCCCGGATGCGACGCTACTGCAACTCGCAGATGAAAATCGCTTGTTCGACCCCGAGGTTATCCGAAGTCAATTGAACCGAATGCTTTCCGATGACAAAGCTCGGTCTCTGGGTGAAAACTTTGGGATGCAGTGGTTAGGACTGCGAGACTTGTCGCAGGTCAGGCCTGATTCTGACGTGTATCCTCAGTTTGATGAGGAGCTTTCCCAGGCAGCCAGAGAAGAGGTGATTCGGTTTGTAAGTGGTGTGTTTCGTGAAGGAAGACCGCTCACGGATCTTCTAGATTCGGATTACCTTGTCCTCAACGAGCGGCTTGCAAATCACTACGGACTGCCTTGGTCGGGCGGAAAAGATTGGGCTCGCGTTGAATTGCCTTCCGAGGCCAAGCATCGAGGAGGCGTGACGACCATGGCTGGGGTGTTGATCAAGACGAGCTACCCGAGGCGCACTAGCCCTGTACTGCGCGGACGTTGGATACTCGAAGATGTTTTGGGAGCGAAGGTGCCGCCCCCTCCTCCCAACGTCCCGGCGCTCGAGGAGAATGACCATGGACCCAATAACTTGACATTGCGACAACGATTGGAAAAGCATCGCGAGAATCCCGAATGCGCCTCGTGCCATGATCGCATGGATCCACTCGGATTTGGGCTGGAGAACTTTGACGCCATTGGACGGTGGCGAACCGAGGACAACGGTCAGAAAGTCGATTCGGAGGGGAAGCTACCTTCGGGGGAGTCGTTCCAAGGTTCTGCGGGATTGAAGAAGGTACTACTAAACCGAAAAGATGAGTTCTATCGCCACGTATCCCGAAAGATGGTTGGTTTTGCGTTAGGAAGAGAATTGAGCAAATTCGATCAATGCGTGATCGACAAGAGTGTCGAAAGACTTCACAAGGAGGCTCGGGCCTCGGTAATCCTTGAAGAAATTTTCTTGTCCTACGCGTTCCAACACCGTTATTACAGCAACTCGAACAAATAG
- a CDS encoding DUF1552 domain-containing protein, which yields MNLPMPTRRRFLRGCSVALALPWMESSVSSRARAASTVVPPIRTAFIYFPNGVWEKAWVPETKGKDYTLSPSLEPLADVKDSVVVLSGLDKKNSHGGDGHYAKTANFLTGLPVAKTTGKDISSGGISIDQLIAQHTSAYTPLPSLELGTEPVISGIDSNVGYTRLYGSHISWQSATRPVAKEINPRLVYERLFGKSITADSERAESYNHLLDYVLEDAKSVRKKLGRDDQFKMDEFLDSVRGVEKRIEFTMQKGKTDWAPHLDESTIQQAKPGVPVDFREHIAIMMDLIVLAFQSDSTRVCSLMFANDVSGRNFSFLDGVKGGHHELSHHENNDEKIGQYQRINRWHTEQFARMLKKMRDIREGESTLLDNSMIVFGSSMSDGNRHDPDNLPILLGGMGGGSLQSGQHIAVDGMVPLCNLYLTMLRKMGLDAEQFGDSTGVIEGI from the coding sequence ATGAACCTACCAATGCCTACCCGACGTCGATTCCTGCGTGGTTGTTCCGTCGCGCTTGCACTCCCTTGGATGGAGTCCTCTGTGTCATCGCGAGCGCGGGCAGCATCGACGGTCGTTCCCCCCATACGCACCGCATTCATTTACTTCCCCAACGGGGTCTGGGAGAAGGCATGGGTCCCGGAGACAAAGGGTAAAGACTACACGCTGAGCCCATCCCTGGAGCCGCTTGCGGATGTGAAGGACAGCGTGGTGGTACTGAGTGGCTTGGACAAGAAAAACAGCCATGGAGGGGACGGCCATTACGCCAAGACGGCAAACTTTTTGACCGGACTCCCGGTCGCGAAAACGACTGGTAAGGACATCAGCTCTGGCGGCATATCCATCGACCAGCTCATCGCTCAACATACCAGTGCTTACACACCGCTTCCGTCGTTGGAGCTTGGAACCGAACCCGTCATCAGCGGTATCGATAGCAACGTTGGTTACACCCGGTTGTATGGATCCCACATCTCGTGGCAATCGGCGACGCGACCGGTCGCCAAGGAGATCAATCCCCGGCTTGTCTACGAGCGGTTGTTTGGCAAATCGATTACAGCGGACAGCGAGCGCGCCGAGTCGTACAACCATTTGTTGGATTATGTACTGGAGGATGCGAAGTCGGTTCGGAAGAAACTGGGCCGAGATGACCAGTTCAAAATGGATGAGTTCCTCGATTCGGTGCGTGGAGTCGAAAAGCGGATCGAATTCACAATGCAAAAAGGGAAAACGGATTGGGCTCCCCACTTGGATGAGTCGACCATTCAGCAGGCCAAGCCGGGAGTGCCTGTCGATTTTCGCGAGCATATCGCCATCATGATGGATTTGATCGTCCTTGCGTTTCAATCCGACTCCACTCGAGTCTGCTCGCTGATGTTCGCGAACGACGTGTCGGGGAGAAATTTCTCGTTCCTCGATGGTGTCAAGGGTGGGCATCACGAATTGTCCCACCACGAAAACAACGACGAGAAAATCGGGCAGTATCAGCGGATCAATCGTTGGCACACCGAGCAATTCGCTCGGATGCTCAAGAAGATGCGAGACATCCGAGAAGGAGAGTCGACGTTGCTCGATAATAGTATGATCGTTTTCGGGTCCAGCATGTCCGACGGAAATCGGCACGATCCCGACAATCTCCCAATCTTGCTCGGTGGCATGGGTGGGGGCTCGCTCCAGAGCGGCCAGCACATCGCGGTGGATGGAATGGTGCCGCTTTGTAATTTGTATCTCACTATGCTTCGAAAGATGGGATTGGATGCCGAGCAATTCGGTGACAGCACGGGAGTTATCGAGGGGATATAG
- a CDS encoding histidine triad nucleotide-binding protein, translated as MPETVFSKIIRKEIPAKIVYEDDLALAFHDVHPQAPVHVLVIPKQPIQSLAHVSEADVALLGHLQRVIQQVARQLQIDETGYRVVTNIGRDGGQSVDHIHYHVLGGRSLSWPPG; from the coding sequence ATGCCAGAAACGGTGTTTAGCAAAATTATCCGCAAGGAAATCCCAGCGAAGATCGTCTACGAGGACGATCTTGCCTTGGCATTTCACGATGTTCACCCCCAAGCTCCGGTGCATGTTCTTGTTATACCCAAGCAGCCTATACAGTCTTTAGCCCATGTATCCGAGGCGGACGTCGCGCTGCTCGGGCATCTGCAACGGGTAATCCAGCAGGTCGCCAGGCAGCTTCAAATCGACGAGACGGGTTATCGTGTCGTTACGAATATTGGGAGGGATGGTGGTCAGTCAGTCGACCACATTCATTATCATGTGCTAGGGGGGCGTTCGTTGTCCTGGCCGCCGGGTTGA